Proteins co-encoded in one Microbacterium hydrocarbonoxydans genomic window:
- a CDS encoding FGGY family carbohydrate kinase yields MLPTITVDIGTTSVKLCLFDDEARLIASARQPTPVRSDGVGEIYDIDELTGMITGFISRLEAWQRGLVKRIAITGVGESGGLVRPDLGLASPMILWHDHRGGGHLEDLTPEQRTRVYEITGLPVNANYGLSKVAWALENAGSDAAGAVWLNIAEYVAARMTGERFSEHSLASRTMALDLTTGEWSDEVCDLIGISASVFPSLRSANDGAAVTAAFASRAGLSSDVDVHVAGHDHMVGGVGAELGAGELLNSTGTTEGLLFVSDAPFLTPAAEGAKLANGIACGGEGYTLFASIPTGGSAFATLQAMLGMDGEKLTSHLGSLHEGYLAGDIDLERIPLVLPQFRGAPPPTKDSSARGIISGLRTDTQLPEIIFGAFLGMALQYRDVLELFPSAASRVKVIGPASKNPLWLQIKADLLATPLSVSAFPEVVSRGAQALASHRSGDWSGTAPFDVRPDAHRSETLQSWARGISRQWDYAKGFPT; encoded by the coding sequence GTGCTTCCGACCATCACCGTCGACATCGGGACGACCAGCGTCAAGCTGTGTCTGTTCGATGACGAAGCGCGCCTCATCGCCTCCGCGCGCCAGCCCACGCCGGTGCGCTCTGATGGGGTCGGCGAGATCTACGACATCGATGAGCTCACCGGCATGATCACCGGGTTCATCAGTCGACTCGAGGCATGGCAGCGAGGCCTCGTCAAGCGCATCGCCATCACCGGAGTGGGCGAATCCGGCGGACTGGTCCGCCCCGACCTGGGGCTCGCATCTCCGATGATCCTCTGGCACGACCATCGAGGAGGGGGTCATCTCGAAGACCTGACCCCCGAGCAGCGCACCCGTGTCTACGAGATCACCGGGCTCCCCGTGAACGCGAACTACGGACTGTCGAAGGTCGCGTGGGCGCTGGAGAACGCTGGCAGTGACGCGGCCGGAGCGGTCTGGCTGAACATCGCGGAGTACGTCGCGGCGCGCATGACCGGCGAACGCTTCTCCGAGCATTCGCTCGCGAGTCGGACGATGGCGCTGGACCTGACCACGGGGGAATGGTCCGATGAGGTCTGCGACCTCATCGGCATCTCCGCATCCGTCTTCCCCTCTCTCCGCTCCGCGAACGACGGTGCGGCCGTGACGGCGGCATTCGCCTCGCGGGCGGGGCTCTCTTCAGACGTGGACGTGCACGTGGCGGGTCATGACCACATGGTCGGCGGCGTAGGCGCCGAACTCGGTGCCGGTGAGCTTCTCAACTCGACCGGTACCACCGAGGGGCTGCTCTTCGTCAGCGATGCTCCGTTCCTCACGCCGGCCGCCGAGGGCGCCAAGCTCGCCAACGGAATCGCATGCGGGGGAGAGGGCTACACGCTGTTCGCCTCCATCCCGACCGGCGGCTCGGCGTTCGCCACGCTGCAGGCCATGCTCGGTATGGATGGGGAGAAACTGACGTCGCATCTCGGCTCTCTCCACGAGGGCTATCTCGCCGGAGACATCGATCTGGAGCGCATCCCACTGGTGCTCCCGCAGTTCCGCGGCGCGCCGCCTCCCACCAAGGACTCATCGGCCCGCGGGATCATCTCTGGCCTTCGGACGGACACCCAGCTCCCCGAGATCATCTTCGGGGCGTTCCTCGGTATGGCTCTGCAGTACCGCGACGTGCTCGAGCTCTTCCCTTCTGCAGCGAGCCGGGTGAAGGTCATCGGGCCCGCGAGCAAGAATCCGCTGTGGTTGCAGATCAAGGCCGACCTGCTCGCCACCCCGCTGAGCGTCTCAGCCTTCCCCGAGGTCGTCTCGCGAGGAGCACAGGCGCTGGCCTCTCATCGATCGGGCGATTGGTCCGGCACTGCGCCGTTCGACGTCCGCCCGGATGCGCATCGATCCGAGACGCTCCAGTCCTGGGCTCGCGGCATCAGCCGGCAGTGGGACTACGCGAAAGGCTTCCCCACATGA
- a CDS encoding class II fructose-bisphosphate aldolase, whose product MALVSGLEIIEQCTSRGLVAGAFNTTNIETTMGIVDAIERVGVPTFIQVAPTNVALSGYEYIYDMVARRLEHTSVPVALHLDHGKNLQAVEDALAADFTSVMIDTSEEPYEENVRLSAKAREIAPSDIAVEAELGAIGGKEDEIGPDEASGTNPEQVADFVARTRCDMLAVSVGNVHGYAPDARIDFDLLRRVEEQSAVPLVIHGGSGLPAEQFGRLHEFGVVKVNVASDLRNAMIRTFGEAYAANPHEHSLIKVSRNSVAAIADVVERRIRQFNPSVS is encoded by the coding sequence ATGGCTCTGGTCAGCGGCCTTGAGATCATCGAACAGTGCACGTCCCGCGGACTCGTCGCGGGTGCATTCAACACCACGAACATCGAGACGACGATGGGCATCGTCGATGCCATCGAGCGGGTCGGCGTGCCGACGTTCATCCAGGTCGCACCGACCAACGTGGCCCTCTCCGGCTACGAGTACATCTACGACATGGTGGCTCGCCGGCTCGAGCACACCTCGGTCCCCGTGGCTCTGCACCTGGATCACGGCAAGAACCTGCAGGCCGTCGAGGATGCACTCGCCGCCGACTTCACGTCGGTGATGATCGACACCTCAGAAGAACCGTATGAGGAGAATGTCCGCCTGTCTGCGAAGGCTCGCGAGATCGCACCGTCCGACATCGCCGTCGAAGCAGAGCTCGGCGCCATCGGAGGCAAGGAAGACGAGATCGGCCCCGACGAGGCCAGCGGCACGAACCCTGAGCAGGTCGCGGACTTCGTCGCCCGCACCCGCTGCGACATGCTGGCCGTCTCGGTCGGCAACGTGCACGGATACGCGCCGGATGCGCGCATCGACTTCGATCTGCTGCGCCGAGTCGAGGAGCAGAGCGCGGTGCCGCTGGTCATCCATGGCGGTTCGGGCCTCCCCGCAGAGCAGTTCGGGCGCCTGCACGAGTTCGGAGTCGTCAAAGTCAACGTCGCCAGCGACCTGCGCAATGCGATGATCCGCACCTTCGGCGAGGCCTACGCGGCGAACCCGCACGAGCATTCGCTCATCAAGGTCTCTCGCAATTCCGTCGCGGCGATCGCCGACGTCGTCGAACGACGTATCCGTCAGTTCAACCCCTCCGTCAGCTGA
- a CDS encoding arylsulfatase, translated as MSDVQRAVLPIPDLAYTGTVTYDATDPDTTFPPITPVRPPEGSPNVLIVLIDDTGFGASSSFGGPVQTPNFERVAAAGLKYTRFHTTALCSPTRAALLSGRNHHTVGMGGITEIATSAPGYSSVRPNTCAPLAETLKLNGYNTSQFGKCHEVPVWQASAIGPFTGWPTPGNGFEYFYGFIGGETNQWYPALYENTTPVEPWGTPEDGYHFMGDMTDKAIAWVREQKSLAPDVPFFTYFAPGATHAPHHVPAEWADKYKGQFDQGWDEIRKETFARQLELGVIPPDAVLTERSPGIPAWDEMSDLIKLALARQMEVYAGFLAYADHHVGRLLDAYEELGILDDTLVYVIIGDNGASAEGSMHGTTNEGFTINHMNEIETEQYVADHIDDIGTPNSYNHYAIGWAHAMDTPYQWTKQVASHWGGTRNGTIVSWPNGGVEKGGIRNQFSHVIDVAPTVLAAAGIPEPSMVNGVTQRPYEGTPMNYTFTDADADAAEQHETQYFEMLGNRAIYHKGWTAVAKHKDPWLASSHGLDDDVWELYNVEEDWTQSNDLAAEEPERLAHLQRLFLIQAARFNVLPLDIRSGERLNPDIAGRPQLITSDSQKFYPGMKRLSENSTINIKNKSWTVSAQVSVPETGADGVLIAQGGAYGGWSFYAKNGALAFAYNVLGIQVDIVRADGQVPVGNQELRAHFAYDGGGLGKGGTVTLYAGDEKVGEGRVEKTLPFQFTFDETVDVGCDLASPVSPDYAATGNEFSGRIDWVRIDLGDDDHSHLIDDEHKLAVAMLKQ; from the coding sequence ATGTCCGACGTGCAACGAGCTGTACTTCCGATCCCGGACCTCGCCTACACGGGCACGGTCACCTACGACGCGACCGACCCCGACACCACGTTCCCGCCGATCACCCCGGTGCGCCCCCCTGAGGGCTCTCCGAACGTCCTGATCGTGCTCATCGACGACACCGGGTTCGGCGCTTCCAGCTCCTTCGGCGGACCCGTGCAGACCCCGAACTTCGAGCGCGTTGCGGCTGCAGGACTGAAGTACACCCGGTTCCACACCACGGCGCTCTGCTCACCTACGAGGGCGGCGTTGCTGAGCGGCCGCAACCACCACACAGTCGGCATGGGTGGGATCACCGAGATCGCCACCTCCGCACCCGGTTACAGCTCCGTGCGGCCCAACACCTGTGCCCCGCTGGCCGAGACGCTGAAGCTCAACGGCTACAACACGTCGCAGTTCGGCAAGTGCCACGAGGTACCCGTGTGGCAGGCGAGCGCCATCGGCCCGTTCACCGGATGGCCGACTCCCGGCAACGGCTTCGAGTACTTCTACGGCTTCATCGGCGGCGAGACCAACCAGTGGTACCCAGCCCTGTACGAGAACACCACACCGGTCGAGCCCTGGGGTACCCCCGAGGACGGCTATCACTTCATGGGCGACATGACCGACAAGGCGATCGCGTGGGTGCGGGAGCAGAAGTCGCTCGCACCCGACGTGCCGTTCTTCACCTACTTCGCCCCCGGCGCCACCCACGCACCACACCATGTGCCTGCTGAGTGGGCCGACAAGTACAAAGGACAGTTCGACCAGGGCTGGGACGAGATCCGCAAGGAAACGTTCGCGCGCCAGCTCGAGCTCGGCGTCATCCCGCCCGACGCCGTACTCACCGAGCGCAGCCCGGGCATCCCCGCGTGGGACGAGATGAGTGATCTGATCAAGCTCGCTCTCGCCCGCCAGATGGAGGTCTACGCCGGATTCCTCGCCTACGCCGACCACCACGTCGGCCGGCTGCTCGACGCCTACGAGGAGCTCGGCATCCTGGACGACACGCTCGTCTACGTGATCATCGGCGACAACGGCGCCAGTGCCGAAGGGTCGATGCACGGCACGACGAACGAGGGCTTCACCATCAACCACATGAACGAGATCGAGACCGAGCAGTACGTCGCCGACCACATCGACGACATCGGCACCCCCAACTCGTACAACCACTACGCCATTGGCTGGGCCCACGCGATGGACACCCCGTACCAGTGGACCAAGCAAGTGGCCAGCCACTGGGGCGGCACCCGCAACGGCACGATCGTCAGCTGGCCAAATGGCGGAGTGGAGAAGGGCGGCATCCGCAACCAGTTCAGCCATGTCATCGATGTCGCACCCACCGTGCTGGCTGCCGCTGGCATCCCTGAGCCGAGCATGGTGAACGGGGTGACTCAGCGTCCCTATGAGGGGACGCCAATGAACTACACCTTCACGGATGCCGATGCCGACGCGGCCGAGCAGCACGAGACGCAGTACTTCGAGATGCTCGGCAACCGTGCGATCTATCACAAGGGCTGGACGGCAGTGGCCAAGCACAAGGACCCCTGGCTCGCGTCATCCCATGGCCTCGACGACGACGTCTGGGAGCTGTACAACGTCGAGGAAGACTGGACACAGTCCAACGACCTTGCCGCCGAGGAACCCGAACGCCTCGCTCACCTGCAGCGGCTGTTCCTCATCCAGGCGGCACGCTTCAACGTGCTGCCCCTCGACATCCGATCCGGGGAGCGACTGAATCCCGACATCGCGGGACGACCGCAGCTCATCACGAGCGACTCCCAGAAGTTCTATCCGGGCATGAAAAGACTGAGCGAGAACTCGACGATCAACATCAAGAACAAGTCGTGGACCGTCTCCGCTCAGGTCTCAGTGCCAGAAACCGGTGCCGATGGCGTGCTCATCGCACAGGGCGGGGCGTACGGCGGCTGGTCGTTCTACGCCAAGAACGGCGCCCTCGCATTCGCCTACAACGTGCTCGGCATTCAGGTCGATATCGTCCGCGCAGACGGCCAGGTCCCCGTGGGCAATCAGGAGCTCCGCGCGCACTTCGCCTACGACGGCGGCGGTCTGGGCAAGGGCGGCACCGTCACGCTCTACGCCGGCGACGAGAAGGTCGGCGAAGGCCGAGTCGAGAAGACGCTCCCGTTCCAGTTCACCTTCGACGAAACCGTCGATGTCGGCTGCGATCTCGCCTCCCCGGTCTCTCCGGACTACGCAGCGACCGGCAACGAGTTCTCAGGCCGGATCGACTGGGTGCGCATCGACCTCGGAGACGACGACCACTCACACCTCATCGACGACGAGCACAAACTCGCCGTCGCCATGCTCAAGCAATGA
- a CDS encoding MFS transporter → MSATTAIRSGGRDAQGFIEKIGLPRPLIWGFVGLLLFMIGDGVESGYIAPYLAAHGAGSETNAAVIISVYGLMVTLGSWLSGALSDVWGPRRVMIIGLVLWVALQILFLGVALPTENFTLMLIVYGLRGIAYPFFAYGFLVWVLGASPAHRLGSAVGWFYFAFTGGLPTLGSLVASGTQPLIGEYLTFWVSLGLVILGGMVSLIGLRKAKGGGRLAAPEVTTGRSLVNSVAIAFTNPRVGLGCLVRIVNTAPQFGLFVFFPTIFAVELGFGTAGWLQLVFILGAANIFANLFFGVLSDRLGWHRTLRWFGCIGSAVSVLMFYFLPQYVSDQYWVSALCAALFGISLAGFTPISVLMSLMAPGQKGNSIAVLNLGAGAATFVGPLIVALFLAPLGAGGVTIIFAAMYVLAGISVRWLKVPDEAQRIVAEGGTLDEITAHNERITKD, encoded by the coding sequence ATGTCAGCGACGACTGCAATCCGCTCCGGCGGCCGCGATGCGCAGGGCTTCATCGAGAAGATCGGTCTGCCCCGCCCGCTCATCTGGGGATTCGTGGGGCTCTTGCTCTTCATGATCGGTGACGGGGTCGAGTCGGGGTACATCGCCCCGTACCTCGCGGCGCACGGTGCCGGGTCCGAGACCAATGCGGCCGTGATCATCTCGGTCTACGGCCTGATGGTGACTCTCGGCTCGTGGCTCTCGGGGGCGCTGTCCGATGTCTGGGGCCCTCGCCGCGTGATGATCATCGGCCTCGTGCTCTGGGTCGCGCTCCAGATCCTGTTCCTCGGCGTCGCGCTGCCCACCGAGAACTTCACACTCATGCTGATCGTCTACGGGCTCCGCGGCATCGCATACCCGTTCTTCGCCTATGGATTCCTCGTCTGGGTGCTCGGCGCCAGTCCGGCGCATCGGCTCGGCTCGGCGGTCGGATGGTTCTACTTCGCGTTCACCGGTGGCCTGCCTACTCTCGGATCTCTGGTCGCGAGCGGCACGCAGCCGCTCATCGGTGAGTACCTCACGTTCTGGGTGTCCCTCGGGCTCGTCATACTCGGCGGTATGGTCTCGCTCATCGGACTCCGCAAAGCGAAGGGCGGGGGGCGTCTGGCGGCGCCTGAGGTCACGACCGGACGCAGTCTCGTCAACAGTGTCGCCATCGCGTTCACCAACCCGCGAGTGGGTCTCGGCTGCCTGGTGCGCATCGTGAACACCGCTCCGCAGTTCGGCCTGTTCGTCTTCTTCCCGACGATCTTCGCCGTCGAGCTCGGCTTCGGGACCGCGGGATGGCTTCAGCTGGTCTTCATCCTCGGCGCTGCCAACATCTTCGCCAACCTCTTCTTCGGCGTCCTCAGTGATCGTCTCGGCTGGCATCGCACGCTTCGCTGGTTCGGTTGCATCGGCTCCGCCGTCAGTGTGCTGATGTTCTACTTCCTCCCGCAGTACGTCAGCGATCAGTACTGGGTCTCCGCCCTGTGCGCCGCTCTGTTCGGTATCAGCCTCGCCGGTTTCACTCCCATCTCGGTGCTGATGTCGCTCATGGCGCCGGGGCAGAAGGGCAATTCGATCGCTGTCCTGAACCTCGGCGCGGGCGCTGCCACTTTCGTGGGACCGCTCATCGTCGCTCTGTTCCTTGCCCCCCTCGGGGCGGGCGGAGTGACCATCATCTTCGCTGCGATGTACGTCCTGGCCGGCATCTCCGTCCGCTGGCTCAAGGTCCCGGACGAGGCTCAGCGCATCGTCGCGGAGGGCGGGACGCTCGACGAGATCACCGCGCACAACGAGCGGATCACGAAGGACTGA
- a CDS encoding FGGY family carbohydrate kinase, with the protein MKGNPRLPVACGVDIGSTNVKVIALDPSGVIVARTSRPTPRDAEQLSIDASTLFASIEEMLVEVCGDRFAVAAVSGAGVGEDGVLVDARLRPLTQALAWFDPRRQRIYRALEPSLAVDDETFDAESDAVRTLVGWAWARMQSLDGEARSWIAIADIAGVVWTGRPFMSDTLASRTGAWRSKDRSWADDRVTLTLGAIELLPEVVATGDVVGVLRSPVLEAAGVLVPDAIVVAGGHDHPIGGWAADQLSPGAVLDSMGTAEVIVAQSREGRIDRRNHIEVAPGIRTGGVTLLRVEELTRNINWASEDPDVAVEIRRLMDGSSAPDAAIASDYFLPGARGGITPAYALGAPSNPHARASAVLGALARAGRDAVDAVRGGLSSESEVRLAGGWVRSPGWLEIKASVNGYPTIPIHEPEVTAVGTALLAATAFGWTPDPDLSLGVS; encoded by the coding sequence GTGAAGGGGAATCCGCGCCTGCCCGTCGCGTGTGGTGTCGACATCGGAAGCACGAACGTCAAGGTGATCGCGCTCGACCCCAGCGGCGTGATCGTCGCTCGTACCAGTCGCCCCACCCCTCGCGACGCCGAGCAGCTGTCCATCGACGCCTCCACGCTCTTCGCCTCCATCGAGGAGATGCTCGTCGAAGTGTGCGGTGACCGGTTCGCTGTCGCGGCGGTCAGTGGTGCCGGCGTGGGAGAAGACGGCGTCCTGGTCGATGCCCGGCTTCGTCCGCTCACTCAGGCGTTGGCGTGGTTCGACCCACGACGGCAGCGCATCTACCGCGCATTGGAGCCGTCGCTGGCAGTCGACGACGAGACCTTCGACGCCGAGAGTGACGCCGTCAGGACGCTCGTCGGCTGGGCCTGGGCTCGGATGCAGTCGCTCGACGGAGAAGCGCGCAGCTGGATCGCGATCGCCGACATCGCCGGCGTGGTGTGGACAGGGCGACCTTTCATGAGTGACACCCTCGCTTCGCGCACCGGCGCGTGGCGGTCGAAGGACAGAAGCTGGGCTGATGACCGCGTCACCCTCACGTTGGGAGCGATCGAGCTCCTCCCTGAGGTCGTCGCGACGGGAGACGTCGTCGGGGTTCTTCGTTCTCCGGTCCTCGAGGCGGCGGGCGTCCTGGTGCCGGACGCGATCGTCGTCGCGGGCGGGCACGACCATCCCATCGGCGGGTGGGCTGCTGACCAGCTCTCGCCGGGTGCGGTTCTGGATTCGATGGGGACCGCCGAGGTCATCGTCGCGCAGTCGCGGGAAGGGCGCATCGACCGGCGAAACCATATCGAGGTAGCGCCGGGAATACGCACAGGCGGCGTGACGCTGTTGCGCGTCGAGGAACTGACGCGCAACATCAACTGGGCGTCGGAGGATCCCGACGTGGCGGTGGAGATCAGGCGGCTGATGGACGGGTCTTCGGCACCTGATGCGGCGATCGCGTCGGATTACTTCCTTCCTGGCGCGCGCGGAGGCATCACTCCGGCCTACGCGCTCGGCGCCCCCAGCAATCCGCACGCCCGAGCATCCGCGGTCCTCGGAGCGCTCGCCCGCGCGGGACGAGATGCCGTCGATGCGGTTCGGGGCGGTCTGAGTAGCGAGAGCGAAGTGCGCCTCGCCGGCGGATGGGTTCGCTCCCCGGGGTGGCTGGAGATCAAGGCGAGCGTCAACGGGTACCCGACGATCCCGATCCACGAGCCCGAGGTCACGGCCGTCGGAACCGCTCTGCTGGCAGCTACCGCCTTCGGCTGGACGCCTGATCCGGACCTGTCACTGGGCGTCAGCTAG
- a CDS encoding Fic family protein, whose product MSTSSPRTRIPIDAVSRETLDWVPRAPEMFSRAEVVRQTGPYEATVTAPIAQWSPQVPSEDAADVEDATRQLVAFDEHARRTLGTDNPALGPMTAILLRTESASSSQIEQLTTSAKQLALAEISEGDKANALTVIGNVRAMEAALALSDEISEDSILQMHHALMRHEPGHEHEAGAYRQEQVWIGPGNAGPRQAEFIAPHHDRIPGAISDLVRFVKRQDISVLVQVAVAHAQFETIHPFIDGNGRTGRALAQSILRNKGLVGSTAVPISAGLLVNTGRYFEALTAFRAGDAAPIIREFAMASRIAASTGTQLVDDLVEQLDESRAQLQGVRSDAAVWKVLPALVGQPAVNTKYLMSALGLGEMAALRALDTLTDRGVLTETTGQGRNRVWQHRGIFDVLDGYAEQIRRMTARG is encoded by the coding sequence ATGTCCACGTCTTCGCCCCGCACCCGCATCCCCATCGATGCTGTCTCGCGCGAGACACTCGACTGGGTGCCGCGGGCACCGGAGATGTTCTCCCGGGCCGAGGTCGTGCGTCAGACCGGGCCGTATGAGGCGACGGTCACTGCGCCGATCGCTCAGTGGAGCCCGCAGGTCCCGAGCGAAGACGCCGCCGATGTCGAAGACGCCACGCGCCAGCTGGTCGCATTCGACGAGCATGCACGGCGCACGCTCGGCACCGACAACCCGGCTTTGGGACCGATGACCGCGATCCTGCTGCGCACCGAGTCCGCGTCCAGCTCCCAGATCGAGCAGCTGACGACGTCGGCGAAGCAGCTGGCTCTCGCCGAGATCAGTGAAGGCGACAAGGCCAACGCGCTCACGGTGATCGGCAACGTCCGCGCCATGGAGGCAGCCCTCGCGCTCTCGGACGAGATCTCCGAGGATTCGATCCTGCAGATGCACCACGCTCTGATGCGCCACGAGCCCGGCCACGAGCACGAAGCTGGCGCCTACCGTCAGGAACAGGTCTGGATCGGCCCCGGCAACGCCGGCCCCAGACAGGCGGAGTTCATAGCGCCCCATCACGATCGGATTCCCGGTGCGATCAGTGACCTGGTCAGATTCGTGAAGCGTCAGGACATCTCTGTGCTCGTCCAGGTCGCGGTCGCACACGCCCAGTTCGAGACCATCCACCCGTTCATCGATGGCAACGGGCGCACCGGCCGCGCGCTCGCGCAGTCGATCCTGCGCAACAAGGGTCTCGTCGGTTCGACCGCGGTACCGATCTCTGCAGGACTGCTCGTGAACACCGGGCGCTACTTCGAGGCGCTGACCGCTTTCCGAGCCGGCGACGCCGCCCCGATCATCCGCGAGTTCGCCATGGCGAGTCGCATCGCCGCGTCCACCGGAACGCAGCTGGTCGACGATCTCGTCGAGCAGCTGGACGAATCCCGCGCTCAGCTACAGGGCGTCCGCTCCGACGCTGCGGTCTGGAAGGTCCTTCCCGCGCTCGTCGGCCAGCCCGCGGTGAACACGAAGTACCTCATGAGCGCGCTCGGACTCGGCGAGATGGCGGCACTGCGCGCGCTGGACACGCTCACCGATCGCGGGGTTCTCACCGAGACGACCGGCCAGGGACGCAACCGAGTCTGGCAGCACCGCGGGATCTTCGACGTCCTCGACGGCTACGCCGAGCAGATCCGCCGGATGACCGCTCGAGGCTAG
- a CDS encoding FGGY family carbohydrate kinase, with translation MTLVAGIDSSTQSCKVSVRDLATGLQVREGKASHPTDTIVDPEVWWNALLLAVRRAGGLDDVAAISVSGQQHTPIFLDAEGGVVRSSPLWNDLGSHSHMMDLNEELGRDEWIRRTGLPLTLSDTVTKLRWLRDTDPVAASRTAAVAVVHDWLTWRLMGHGPGAGRIEELITDRSEASGTGYWSGETDRYCEDLFEHALGRRAVLPRVLGPLDRAGVTARGIPGVPSGIPIGVGSGDNAAAAIALGIDHGDVVLSLGTSGVVYTRTTFPVHDYAGYVCSYADATGEHLPLVATLNAARNFDVGAGLLGCTYDELSDLALRANPGADGLTLLPFFEGERTPDLPHARASIHMASLSNFTRPNFARAVIEGTLATQVAMLEALAACDIHTQRLLLIGGAAQSAAVQAVLAQMVDAPVVVPELDEYVTKGSAMQAAAALEGAFPEWNVAFAELPRAVHAPEIQNQHETAMRSMGYTATVVEPA, from the coding sequence ATGACTCTCGTCGCAGGCATCGACTCATCGACCCAGAGCTGCAAGGTCAGCGTGCGCGACCTCGCCACCGGGCTGCAGGTGCGTGAGGGAAAGGCGTCGCATCCCACGGACACCATCGTCGATCCCGAAGTCTGGTGGAACGCGCTGCTGCTCGCCGTCCGCCGTGCGGGCGGACTCGACGACGTCGCTGCCATCTCGGTGAGCGGGCAGCAGCACACGCCGATCTTTCTGGACGCCGAGGGTGGGGTGGTGAGGTCCTCCCCGCTGTGGAACGACCTCGGGTCTCATTCGCACATGATGGACCTCAACGAAGAACTCGGGCGCGACGAATGGATCCGGCGCACCGGCCTGCCGCTCACGCTCTCCGACACAGTGACGAAACTCCGGTGGCTGCGTGACACCGACCCGGTCGCAGCATCGCGGACGGCCGCGGTGGCGGTGGTGCACGACTGGCTGACATGGCGCCTGATGGGGCATGGCCCCGGTGCGGGCCGCATCGAGGAGCTCATCACCGACCGCTCCGAGGCCAGCGGCACCGGGTACTGGTCGGGCGAGACCGACCGGTATTGCGAAGACCTGTTCGAGCATGCGCTCGGAAGGCGCGCCGTGCTGCCTCGCGTCCTCGGCCCCCTCGATCGAGCGGGTGTCACCGCTCGGGGAATCCCCGGTGTGCCCAGCGGCATACCGATCGGCGTAGGGAGCGGCGACAATGCCGCCGCGGCCATCGCCCTGGGTATCGACCACGGAGACGTCGTCCTCTCTCTCGGGACATCAGGGGTCGTCTACACCCGCACGACGTTTCCGGTGCACGACTACGCGGGGTACGTGTGCAGCTATGCGGACGCGACCGGCGAGCATCTTCCGCTCGTCGCCACGCTCAACGCCGCGCGCAACTTCGACGTCGGGGCGGGCCTGCTCGGATGCACCTACGACGAGCTCTCGGATCTCGCGCTGCGCGCGAATCCGGGCGCGGACGGGCTGACGCTGCTGCCCTTCTTCGAGGGGGAGCGCACTCCGGATCTGCCGCATGCGCGCGCGTCGATCCACATGGCCTCGCTGAGCAACTTCACGCGACCGAACTTCGCCCGAGCAGTGATCGAAGGCACGCTCGCGACGCAGGTCGCGATGCTCGAAGCGCTCGCCGCGTGCGACATCCACACGCAGCGTCTGCTCCTCATCGGCGGTGCCGCGCAGAGCGCGGCCGTTCAGGCGGTCCTCGCCCAGATGGTCGATGCACCGGTCGTCGTCCCCGAGCTCGACGAATACGTCACGAAGGGGTCGGCGATGCAGGCCGCGGCCGCGCTCGAAGGCGCCTTCCCCGAGTGGAACGTCGCCTTCGCGGAACTCCCTCGTGCGGTCCACGCGCCCGAGATCCAGAACCAGCACGAGACGGCGATGCGCTCGATGGGATACACGGCGACGGTCGTCGAACCGGCGTGA
- a CDS encoding DUF1269 domain-containing protein, with protein sequence MADLIVIAYDSEADAEAAYNRVQELQGDLVVELAGLALVKVDGEGKTKVEYPGTTGKVGAGAAGGALFGGLIGILFFVPFAGLIFGGLFGALFAGLDKTGLDAEFRNRVKSTVTAGKSAIVLYAVKLTEDKFAAALAPYNGTVVQTSLSEEDEKELIHDLGSH encoded by the coding sequence ATGGCTGATCTCATCGTCATCGCATACGACTCCGAAGCGGACGCGGAAGCGGCGTACAACCGGGTGCAGGAGCTGCAGGGCGACCTCGTCGTAGAGCTCGCCGGGCTCGCACTCGTCAAGGTTGACGGCGAGGGTAAGACCAAGGTCGAATACCCCGGGACCACCGGCAAGGTGGGCGCCGGTGCCGCCGGCGGGGCTCTCTTCGGCGGACTGATCGGGATCCTCTTCTTCGTCCCCTTCGCGGGACTGATCTTCGGAGGACTCTTCGGTGCCCTGTTCGCGGGCCTGGACAAGACTGGCTTGGACGCCGAGTTCCGCAACCGCGTGAAATCGACGGTCACCGCCGGGAAGTCCGCCATCGTCCTCTACGCCGTGAAGCTCACCGAGGACAAGTTCGCCGCAGCGCTCGCTCCGTACAACGGCACCGTCGTGCAGACATCACTGTCGGAGGAAGACGAGAAGGAACTCATCCACGACCTGGGCTCGCACTGA